In Parasegetibacter sp. NRK P23, the genomic stretch CAGTTTCTTTACGGCCAGGGTTACCTGGGCCTCTACTGTTTTGATGGAGATGTCGAGCAGTTCGGCCACTTCCTTGTATTTAAGGCCGTCTTCCTTCACGAGTTTGAAAATCATTTTACACCGTGGCGGGAGTTGGTTCACTGCCAGTCGTACGCGATTGGCCATTTCACGGGTAATCAGCACCTGTTCGGGATCGGCGTAAAGACTCTTCAGTTCTACAGAAAGCTGGTCGAGTTCGAAGGTTTTGTTTTTGAGTAATTTCTGAAGGTAGTTAAGGGAAAAATTTTTAGTGGAAACGTAGAGGTATAATTTCAGGTTGTCGATTTGTTCTAACTGTTTTCTTTTCTCCCATATGCGGATGAACACATCGGAAACAATCTCTTCCGCCAGCTCATGGGATTTGATAAAAGAGTATGCGAACTGATAGAGCCAGGGTTGCAGGTTTTTGAACAACGACTTATACGCCAACTGATCGTCGTTCCTGGCGATCTGGGTTTGTAAATACCTGATATCGTGTTCAGAGAGGTTCATTGGCATGGATGCAACCGGCTATGAAAAGACAAATATCGGCTACAAATTGTTGCACGAAAAATTATTGAATTGCCGTAGGAATTTTGCTACATTTGCACCCTGCCGGGAAAATCCCGTGCGGGGATCTTTAGCTCAGTTGGTTAGAGCATCTGACTCATAATCAGAGGGTCGCTGGTTCGAGCCCGGCAAGATCCACTGGAAATCAAGGGATTATACATAGTATATTCCCTTTTTTTGTGGGGTTTTGCAAATTTGCCTAACATTTCAAAAAGCGGCTTTATTTACCTGTCTGCTTATTTGTGTTGCGAAAATGGAAAAGAGCTGGTTGAATGTCCTGAGCGGAAGGCGTTTACGGAGATGAAATTACCGAATTTTCTGCCCATTTTCAGAGGGTAGATAAAGTACGCCAACATTCTGGCTTTATAAGGCTGTATTGGTTAGCATATATATCGAAACGCTCAAAAACGACCCTTCCAAAATCCTCCTCCGTCTTTATATCCGGATAGATTTTCGCCGGTTCGACCGCATCAAAACTTTCCCCACCTTCTTTATGCAGCAACCAATCGAGGTCAGTGGTAGAATATTTAAATGTCACGAGTCTTGTCCATCGTCAGGCACTGCCCCCGTAGTGTTCAATTGAAAAAAATCCTTTCGTGATAGCGATACCGGTATATGGGTCTCCCATCATTCCACCGCAATCAATGCACAGAACAACGTTTCTCGCTGCCAGTTTATAGGTTCCATCCTGTTGCCCTAATAAAGCAGGAGTGGCTTCTTTTCCGGATGGTCTGCAACATCGGAAGTCTCCTTTTCATTATAATCAAGACCAGATCGGGAAATGGGTCTCTATTCAGCGTTATTAGACGATTTAGCCACCCATTCTCAAATAATCATTCCCCAACTATTAGGTTTGACACATTGACATAGGAATTCAGTTATTTATTGACGTGATGGAAAAAGTCGAGCTATTTTTTCTAACAACCTTGAATTTTCTGCAATAATCTCTCCAGTTAGTGAAAGGCCGCTCTTATATTGCACTGAATATCCAAAACTCGTCTTTAAACCGTTTGTTAAGGATACTTTAGCAAGATACCCTGAATCTGTTGCCACATTACTTACATATGTAATCTCACCTTCTATTTTCCCGTACTGCTGATAAGGATAAGCATCAACCTTGAATAATACCTTTTGCCCAACTTTTACTTTTCCAAAATTGTATTGCGCAAGTATCATTTCAATAAACTTAGGGCCGTTTTGTGGTTCAACATAAAAAATCTTCTGCCCCGCAACAAATTCTTGCTGCTCTTCAAAAAAGCTCGCATATGCTAGCCGGCCATTAATTGGGGCTTTCAATAAGTATAAGTATTCCCATTTTTCGACTTCGGAGCGCATAGACTGAACTGCCTGAATAAATAGGCTTTTTTGAGTCGTTAGCGCAATGTCGAGTTCATAAATTTCCTTTGTTTTATCATTTATCCTTGCTTCATTAAGTAGAAGAGAAGACTTAATTTGAGGAAGTGAAAGTTGCTTATTAATAAATTTGCTTTCCTCAGCCCTTACCTCCTCTGGAGACAGAACTTTGTCCTTTAAAAGGGATAATTTGGATTCAAATGTTTTGTTGTTTAATGCGATATCTTTTTCGATTAAATTTTCTTGTACGGCCAAGTTTCTCGATAGATGTTTTAGAATTACCAAATCTTGCGTTAACATCTTTCTCTTTTGTTGATAATATCCTTTACCTATAAAATCTTTAAACTCGAGAAAAACTTGCATAAATGTTTGAAAGGAAGCTTGCAGCTCCCCTAGACCGCCAATAAACTCAATGTTATTGTATTTATCAAAGTATTGTAAAACATCTCTATAATCGCCAGAAGCCAAAAGTTTGGTGATTGTGTCAAGTTGCGCTTTAATCAAGTTCACTGCGGTGGGACTAGCAACACTTTCGATATGCGCTAACACATCTCCCTGCCCAACCTGATCTAAATGACTAAAATATAACCTGTTAACTTTTCCTGATTTTCTTGCAATGATTACCTTTTCGCTGTTGGCGCTTGAAAGCCGAGCTTTGGCAACTATGATCTCTGGATATCTTATCCACCAAGACATAGCAACTAAACATAAGACTAACCCGATAATGATATAAATTCCCTTTTTGATTAGAAACGATGGACTGCTATGTAGAAATGTATTTACATCTTCACTTCTCTCGCTGTACACGTCAAATAAATCCTTCTTATCATTTGTCGATAAAATATTTTTAATTTCCAAGTTCAAGCTGATTTTTGACAAGGTTATAATAGTAGCCTTTCCTCAAAGAAAGGTCTGTGTGAGTTCCATATTCCACCAGGCGCCCTTGATGAAGCACCACAATGTAGTCGGCATTTTTTACTGTACTTAGCCGATGTGCGACAACAAGCACAGTTCTGTTTTGAAAAAATGATTGAAGGTTCTCCATTATCATTTTTTCATTCTTTGCATCTAAAGCATTTGTTGCCTCATCAAAAAATAAAAAATCAGGATTTTTATAAATAGCTCTGGCAATTAAAATCCGCTGCTTTTGTCCTTGGCTTAAACCAACGCCCTCCGCCCCTATTTTTGTCTTTAAACCCAACGGAAGCGATTCAACGAAGTCTAAAATATTTGCTATTCTACAGGCATCCATTACTTTCTGCTCATCCATCTGTATTGGCTGCATCGCAATATTATTGGCAATAGTATCATTAAAAATAAATCCGTCTTGTAAAACACAACTACATGACGCTCGCCATTGCGCTGGGCTAACTGCATTGAAATCCGTATTGGCTACCTTTATCTCACCTGAGTAGTCGGTATAGAATTTGAGCAAAATTTTTAATAGCGTTGTTTTTCCGCTACCGCTCATTCCGACAATGGCTGTAGTTTTCTTTTCTGGAATAATGAGATCAATATCGGAAAGTACTGGTGTATTTCCTGCACCAGGGTACGTAAATGTAAACTTACGTAAACAAATGTCTTTCGATGTCTGAACATCAAAATGTTTGAAGCCTTTATTCTCTTCTGGTTCCAGCACATGAACTTCATTTAATCTTTCTAAAGAAAGCTTTGTATCCTGAGCTTGTTGAACGAATGAAATCAGCTGTTCAACCGGGCCTGAAAGCTGCCCTATAATATATTCTATCGCAAGCATAGATCCTAAAGTCAACTCACCGTTTATTACGGCTCTTGCAGACAAAAACAGGATGATGATGTTTTTAGTTTGATTTATAAAAAATGCACCGGCTTGTTGATATTGGTTTATTGATAGGCTCTTAAAATCAAGCTTGAATATTGAAACCTGTAACTTTTCCCACTCCCATCTCCTATATTTGGCGCTGTCGTAAATCCGTATTTCCTGCATCCCTTGAATTAGCTGTATAGTTGAAGTATTCTCTCGACTTTGAAGGGAAAACTTTTTGTAATCAATTTTTCTTCGTTGGCTTAAAAACAATCTAACCCAAAAAAAATATGCTAATGTCCCAATAAAGAAAACAGCAAATACGGAAGAGGAATAAAAAAGAAGAACAAATGAAAATAATACTAAATTGATGATAGAGAATATAATATTTAATGAGCCCGTCGTAAGGAACTGCTGAATTCTACCGTGATCATGTATGCGTTGAAGAATATCTCCTGTTTTTTTTGTATCAAAATATGATAAAGGAAGATTCATTAATTTTATCCAAAAATCCGAAAGAATCGAGATATTTATCCTACTTCCTATGAATAGTAGAATATGACCTCTAATAAACTCTGTAGTAGCTTTCCCTGCAAGTAAGAATAATTGGGCAAACAAAATCATTGCTACATATGAGAGATCTTTCGTTGCTATGCCTACGTCAACAATACTTTGTGTAAGAAATGGGAGTATAACTTGAAATAATGAGATTAGTATTAGACTTATGAATAATTGCAGAAAAAATCGCTTGTGCTTTATGAGATGACTAGATAAAAATTTCCATCCAATTTTTTTTTGTGTATTTTCTTCTTCTCCGTATAATCGAAAATCATGAGAAGGCTCTAGCAAAAGAACAAGCCCATCCGAGTTATGATTGTCATGACCTATCCACTTTGAAGTAAACTCGTTTTTTTCATATTTTATAATGCCTTGAGCAGGGTCTGCTACATATATTTTATGACGTGTAGAAGCAGGTATTACAACTACAAAATGCTTCTGCTCCCAATGAATAATAGCTGGCAAAGGAGCTTTTTCAATTAAATCATTGAATGATAATTTAACCCCTGAAGTTCGGATACCATTCATTTCCGCCGCATCGGCAAGTCCGAGAAAAGAGGTTCCTTCTCTTGTTGTTTGAGTCGCATTTCTCAGACTTTCGATAGAGATTTCTTTTCCGTAAAATTTGGCTACCATTTTTAAACATGTAGCCCCGCAATCCATTTCATTGGCTTGCTTATAAAAAGGGAAGCGCATCTAAAAAGTGGTATTTCTTATCTCGTTATCAATAGCATATTCGGGAGTACTTTCCCCTTCACAAAGTTCGAGAAGAAAGAACATGAGATCGTCTCTATCAAACTCAGTAGGAAACGGGTGACCGTCAATTATTAACGTTGGAGTAAAAAAGATGTCTTGCTCTAAACAGAAATCACGTTGCTCAATCAGTATATCATCAGACGTATAGTCTTTGGAACTTCGGGTAATTTCAATGAGCTTTTTATCTAATTCACTTTTCTTTAAACTCATAAATCGAAGGTATTCATCATGAAAAACCTCAAAACCATTCTTGTGGAAGAATTGATGAAAGTATCTTGCAATGTCTGATTGACGAGAGTTTATATCATTGTTGAAGATGATATGTATGTCCAGGTCTTCTTTTACTAACTCATACACTTTGTTTATATCTTTGTGTACCTGATAACAGTGACCGCAAAATGGACTGGTTACTATTGTCAGCCGGTGTTTGGATTTTGAGCTTTTATAAATAATTGATTTTTCCGTTATAGGGACAGGAGCCCGCTCATTGGACTTTAAAGCATAATCAAATAGTTTGATGCTTCTTGATTGTTTTATCTTTCGTCTAAGCTTCTTCTCAGTGTTAAGTGAAGCAAGGATATGCTTTTTGACCTCTATCCAAGTAAAGAGAATTAGAACGTTTACCAAACTGAAAGCTAAAAACTGATAGATGGAGATATAAAAGCTTAAACTTCTAGAAAGGGAGTAAAATACATATGTTTGAATATATAGAATTATGATAATTGATAGGCATAGTGTACACCATTTCTTTTCAACCTTCCATTGATAGTATATTGAAAGAGTGCTAATTGGTATTGATAGCCAAATAAAGGCCCTATAATATGAAATTAGTGTTGTTATTGGTGTTTCTAGTGAATAAAAAAGTAGTATTAGTTGTGCTGTAAAAAAGACAATCGCTAAATCAGAGAATGGAAGTATCTCAAATACTTTCCATTTCTGAGATTTTACTACAGATGAGCAGTCTGATGTTATACTTATTTTGCAGAGGCTAGATACAATTCCAGATTTTCCTATTGTTTGTCTGAAGGTTTCAATTGCCAAAATAAGGCCTATTGAAGAAGTAACAATTAATATATATGCACTTGCACTATAGCTGCCAATCGCTAACAAATAAATTGATACTATTGCAATTAGTAAAGTACTTATTCTTTTAATAGACCAATTAAGACCAGCGCCTTTTGTCGTTGCTTTATCCTCTTCAATAATTAAAACGACTTCTTCGAAGACCTTTTTAAACGTTTCTTCCGAAAGTTTTTCATTTTCTATTTGAAAGATTTTGTCAGTTCTTTTCACTGAACAGAGTTTTGAATCTCCGTCCACTTGAATAAGTGCGATAAATTCAGGAGGGAGCTCTAAGACAAACTTTTTTTCTAAGCGCAGGGTGGAGTGAAGAATACCAAAGAAAGTTAATGCATCGCTAAAACACAAAATACTCGGGTAGTTAGGGTGTCCGATGACTTGATTTCTAAATTCGATCTCGTCAACTTTCATGCCAGCATGAGATAGAAATGACAGTACAGAATCTGTACCGGTTTGTTTCAAATTCATAAGTAAGGTTAAATCGATAAAGATTATTAATCCAAAAATTCCTTCAACTTTTTAATATCAACATCGCGACCAATAATTTCACCTTTAGCATCAATTAAAATATTACTCGGGTATTTATAAATTATTCCATATTTCCTAAAGCTCTCGGCATTGGCATCCCATAAGTTTATCCACGGTAAATCCATGCTATTTAACACTGCACAAGCTTCTTCCGTTACTCCTTCTTCGTCCGTATTGATACTCAGAAAGTCCACAATATTTGATAGGTCGGTGAACTGGGTTTCTTTAATTTCTTTCATTTTGGCATAACAGGGTTTGCACCCTGTAAACCAAAATTCTATTAGCAGGTTTTTTTTTTGTTTCTTTGGATCAATGTTTATTTGGTTGCTGGCAGAATCCTTTAAAGTGAGCGGAATAAATTTATGCGAAGGAAAATATTGACTTTGGAAATATCTATAAGCTTTAGTTTTTTGAATCATCTTATCAAAGTGCGCTAAGATTGTTTTTGAAGATGGCTTTAAATCGTAATTAAACACTTGATTAATAATAAGGTATAGTGCAACAAATGATTGCTTGTGATGACTAACATAATTAGAAAATAGCTCTTTGTCTATTTCGACATCCGCATTTTTTTCCTTTATACCTTTAAGGAATTCGCGATACTCATTTTCAATTCTCGTTGATGGCCTATTATTGATTATAAGTTCATTATTAACAAGGGAAATTTCTAAACTTTGCGATCCTGGCTCAATGAACAGTAATTCATTAATGCTGAGTGTGTCAACTCCACCAAATATCCTAAACGCAGTTGGGTATAATATTTCTCCAGAGAAAACAAATATGGTGTCACCAAAAGTAGATTTTGAAATTTCTTTCTTAGCAGCTTTGTATCCTTCTAAGAAAAATGATTCCCCCAGGCGGAGATCTATTTTAAGCAGAGATTTATTTGAAACTCGGAGCGTGAATTTCTGATATTTTTGGGCGATAGTAGGGGTGTTAAGAAGAAGAATAAGTATTAAAGTAAAGAATATGGCTTGACGTATTTCTTTGTATCTATTTCTTTTGTTGTCAAATGACGCGATCCTAATCATTATTTTACCACATTTTGATTAAGACAACAGTATCTCAGCGATGTTTCTGGTATCTGCAGGACAGAATCTCTGTCCTGCAGAAAAGGAGTTTACCAAGCGCTACATCCGGTGTTACCGTTCTTGCATTGCTTAGTACACTTTCCTTTGTTTA encodes the following:
- a CDS encoding HlyD family efflux transporter periplasmic adaptor subunit — its product is MEIKNILSTNDKKDLFDVYSERSEDVNTFLHSSPSFLIKKGIYIIIGLVLCLVAMSWWIRYPEIIVAKARLSSANSEKVIIARKSGKVNRLYFSHLDQVGQGDVLAHIESVASPTAVNLIKAQLDTITKLLASGDYRDVLQYFDKYNNIEFIGGLGELQASFQTFMQVFLEFKDFIGKGYYQQKRKMLTQDLVILKHLSRNLAVQENLIEKDIALNNKTFESKLSLLKDKVLSPEEVRAEESKFINKQLSLPQIKSSLLLNEARINDKTKEIYELDIALTTQKSLFIQAVQSMRSEVEKWEYLYLLKAPINGRLAYASFFEEQQEFVAGQKIFYVEPQNGPKFIEMILAQYNFGKVKVGQKVLFKVDAYPYQQYGKIEGEITYVSNVATDSGYLAKVSLTNGLKTSFGYSVQYKSGLSLTGEIIAENSRLLEKIARLFPSRQ
- a CDS encoding TlpA disulfide reductase family protein, coding for MIRIASFDNKRNRYKEIRQAIFFTLILILLLNTPTIAQKYQKFTLRVSNKSLLKIDLRLGESFFLEGYKAAKKEISKSTFGDTIFVFSGEILYPTAFRIFGGVDTLSINELLFIEPGSQSLEISLVNNELIINNRPSTRIENEYREFLKGIKEKNADVEIDKELFSNYVSHHKQSFVALYLIINQVFNYDLKPSSKTILAHFDKMIQKTKAYRYFQSQYFPSHKFIPLTLKDSASNQINIDPKKQKKNLLIEFWFTGCKPCYAKMKEIKETQFTDLSNIVDFLSINTDEEGVTEEACAVLNSMDLPWINLWDANAESFRKYGIIYKYPSNILIDAKGEIIGRDVDIKKLKEFLD
- a CDS encoding RNA polymerase sigma-70 factor, whose protein sequence is MNLSEHDIRYLQTQIARNDDQLAYKSLFKNLQPWLYQFAYSFIKSHELAEEIVSDVFIRIWEKRKQLEQIDNLKLYLYVSTKNFSLNYLQKLLKNKTFELDQLSVELKSLYADPEQVLITREMANRVRLAVNQLPPRCKMIFKLVKEDGLKYKEVAELLDISIKTVEAQVTLAVKKLGSTIRFDLHRTTPTAPGSKK
- a CDS encoding vitamin K epoxide reductase family protein; translation: MNLKQTGTDSVLSFLSHAGMKVDEIEFRNQVIGHPNYPSILCFSDALTFFGILHSTLRLEKKFVLELPPEFIALIQVDGDSKLCSVKRTDKIFQIENEKLSEETFKKVFEEVVLIIEEDKATTKGAGLNWSIKRISTLLIAIVSIYLLAIGSYSASAYILIVTSSIGLILAIETFRQTIGKSGIVSSLCKISITSDCSSVVKSQKWKVFEILPFSDLAIVFFTAQLILLFYSLETPITTLISYYRAFIWLSIPISTLSIYYQWKVEKKWCTLCLSIIIILYIQTYVFYSLSRSLSFYISIYQFLAFSLVNVLILFTWIEVKKHILASLNTEKKLRRKIKQSRSIKLFDYALKSNERAPVPITEKSIIYKSSKSKHRLTIVTSPFCGHCYQVHKDINKVYELVKEDLDIHIIFNNDINSRQSDIARYFHQFFHKNGFEVFHDEYLRFMSLKKSELDKKLIEITRSSKDYTSDDILIEQRDFCLEQDIFFTPTLIIDGHPFPTEFDRDDLMFFLLELCEGESTPEYAIDNEIRNTTF
- a CDS encoding peptidase domain-containing ABC transporter, producing MRFPFYKQANEMDCGATCLKMVAKFYGKEISIESLRNATQTTREGTSFLGLADAAEMNGIRTSGVKLSFNDLIEKAPLPAIIHWEQKHFVVVIPASTRHKIYVADPAQGIIKYEKNEFTSKWIGHDNHNSDGLVLLLEPSHDFRLYGEEENTQKKIGWKFLSSHLIKHKRFFLQLFISLILISLFQVILPFLTQSIVDVGIATKDLSYVAMILFAQLFLLAGKATTEFIRGHILLFIGSRINISILSDFWIKLMNLPLSYFDTKKTGDILQRIHDHGRIQQFLTTGSLNIIFSIINLVLFSFVLLFYSSSVFAVFFIGTLAYFFWVRLFLSQRRKIDYKKFSLQSRENTSTIQLIQGMQEIRIYDSAKYRRWEWEKLQVSIFKLDFKSLSINQYQQAGAFFINQTKNIIILFLSARAVINGELTLGSMLAIEYIIGQLSGPVEQLISFVQQAQDTKLSLERLNEVHVLEPEENKGFKHFDVQTSKDICLRKFTFTYPGAGNTPVLSDIDLIIPEKKTTAIVGMSGSGKTTLLKILLKFYTDYSGEIKVANTDFNAVSPAQWRASCSCVLQDGFIFNDTIANNIAMQPIQMDEQKVMDACRIANILDFVESLPLGLKTKIGAEGVGLSQGQKQRILIARAIYKNPDFLFFDEATNALDAKNEKMIMENLQSFFQNRTVLVVAHRLSTVKNADYIVVLHQGRLVEYGTHTDLSLRKGYYYNLVKNQLELGN